The DNA window GCTTTATAAAGGGCCAGTTCTCCACACAATGCTCAGTCTCCAGAATCCCAGGGAAGAGAACACAGCTCTACCTCCTCACTCCACACTCTCAGCCACCAGGACTCACAGAGTCCCAGTTCCAAGACCCTGTGGAGTAGATCAGGCCTCTGGAGAGTAATGCAGGTGACTTGTAgtggtgtgagtgagtgagtgagtgagtgtgtgtgtgtgtgtgtgtttggaggtgggaggagaggacaccAATTGTCATGATGTGTTGAGGGTGTCTGGTTTGCCTGTTTCAGTTCCTCTCAGAAATATTATAGCCCAATCTATGGGGTGTCTCTGGCATGTATCTCCTCCCTTCCATGGGAACATGACATCATTTGGTTTCCATTCAGGGAGCCTCATGGAAGGTATTGTGGACTGTGTTCAGAGCCATGACTCTTGGCAAGACTAGGTTAACTACCGTGATCATGAACCTGCCTCCAGGATTCATTTCCACAGGGTTCTCCTCCAGTATTCATGGGAGGCCTTCCCTGCTTACACCAAGGTTTCCCCATAGGTGACAGAGAGGAGTCCTTTGTCTTCATGATGCTGGCTCCAGCATCCACTCACAGCTAAGAGACAGAGATTCCTCAAGCAGGAAAAGGGCTTTACTAttctctttattcacttttcaacagacacaagaaaaccaAGGTGAATATTTGAGAAACATCACCACGGAATCCCAAGTGGGATGGAGTGAGAAGAATGCAAGACAAAGACCCTCAGGTATTCAGAGGCAACTCTGAGCAAAAACCCAAAATCTTCTACcatgtttcattttttgagatatCCTGCCGTGGGCAAGATCCCAAATGTGAACACCTGTACCGTGTGTGCCAGGGACAGACTGGAGGTTGGGGGTCTCTGACTTCTGTTCTTCTTGCATGAGATCAAAAGTCTTAGAGGCTGTGTGTGCCACCAGGGGAGGGAAGTGGGTAGAATTTAGGTAGGGACAGCATCCTCAGGGAGCACTACTCCTGTGTGAGCCCTTTCTGTTCTTCAATACCTTTTCTACAACTGAGGACACCTGAAGTTGCAAATGAGTGTCCTCAATGCTGTTGAGAGCAGGGTAGAAGGCAGTCCTGCGCTAGCAAGCAAGTGTTCCTAATGTCTTGGTGACTGAATGAGATCGCTTGGCCTTCATAGTGCAGGATGCGTCCCTAAGTTAAGGTATGTAAATGGGTGGCAGCAAAGGCACTCATAGCAGCCCTGTGTTCCTTGCAGGTCCTTCCAGTAGCACATGGACAGACTCTGAAATCAGGGTCTTCCTGATGGAGTGGGAAGGTGTTGAACAGCAAGTTGGCCACCCAGGCAAGATGGTGCACAAGAAGACCAGTGCTCTGTGCCAGCGCCTTTCTCAGTGGGGCCTGAAGAAGAGCTGGACAAGTTGCTTCTACTTGCTGCTGAGCCTGCAGGATCTGCACAGGATTCTTTGTACTGAGAGGCCAAGGGTGGAgcccctgttttctccttataAGGAGGCCCTGTACAGAATCCTGGGCCTCCGTGTCCAGGAAAGCCCTGTCCCAGGTTAGTCTCTTCTGTGTTCATTCCCCTTTCAAGTCCCAGAGAGAGCAGCCTGAGCTGGCCTGTCCTCCATGAGCATAGAGCAGAGTCCACCCTGCAGGGAATCCCCAttcccacaggcttccttggCAGAGAACAGAAACCAAGGTCTGTCTTGTCTGTTGGTGTACTTTCTACTGTCAGCCCAAGAAAATGGAAATCGGACATGTTCAGGGTGGACCCAGACACACAGGACAGACCATTGCTTAGCAGGACTCAGGGAGATTGAGGATGCCATGCTTAGGAgctgtttcttcttcccttcaGGTCCTCTTTGTGATGGGTCTGGTGACCCCCGTCACTCCACGTACTGTCAAACGCCATGGAACCAGCCTTGGGACTATGGTGTCACTGTTCCTAGTGCAGAGCTTCAAGGGAACCCAGTGCCTATGATGTCCGAGGAGGATTCCCTGTTTTCCAGATGGGATCCCTGGAACCCTGACTCCCCGGATCAATTCCACAAGTATATCCTGTCTCTGTGCCGGAAGACCTAAGCTTCCAGCAGCCCTGGACCACTGTAGAATAACAGCACCCAGGCACTCAGTGAAGTCTgtgatgttttt is part of the Meriones unguiculatus strain TT.TT164.6M chromosome 11, Bangor_MerUng_6.1, whole genome shotgun sequence genome and encodes:
- the LOC132646536 gene encoding putative uncharacterized protein MSANTD5, translating into MGGSKGTHSSPVFLAGPSSSTWTDSEIRVFLMEWEGVEQQVGHPGKMVHKKTSALCQRLSQWGLKKSWTSCFYLLLSLQDLHRILCTERPRVEPLFSPYKEALYRILGLRVQESPVPGPLCDGSGDPRHSTYCQTPWNQPWDYGVTVPSAELQGNPVPMMSEEDSLFSRWDPWNPDSPDQFHKYILSLCRKT